Proteins encoded within one genomic window of Xylophilus sp. GOD-11R:
- a CDS encoding sodium:solute symporter family transporter — protein sequence MKTIAILLAGLLATAAGAQSAAATHAPQASATSLSLFAVVILITLGITWWAARRTTSTSDFYAAGGGITGFQNGLAITGDALSAGAFLGLTALVFGAGFDGLYYAIGYTTGLPVVVFLMAGKLRKLGKYTFTDVVCAKLPGNGVRVFSACASLTIVCFYLIAQMVGAGQLVQLLFGIDYAVAIMLVGALMILYVVFGGMLATTWVQIVKAVLMLGVGVLMAVLVLRRFDFDFGHLLASAIQVHPRGADILGTGTMARDPWSAFSLGLALMFGTAGLPHVLMRFFTVKDARAARTSVMWAAIFMNGFYALIFIIGFGALALVRASPAYLDAKGAPLGGGNTAALHLSHILGGDVMFGVVSAVAFATILAVVAGLTLSGASAISHDIYGAIFKRRAASQAEEFRIVRIATVVLGAFAVLLGIAFKGQNVAYMISLAFSIACSSTFPVLLLAIYWKKLTSFGAVLGGGLGIAGSLALTVMGPSVWVKVLGHAQPLITLDPPALVTVPLAFLGCYVGSVLSARVAVPRNASMA from the coding sequence ATGAAAACCATCGCGATCCTCCTCGCCGGCCTGCTGGCGACCGCCGCCGGCGCGCAGAGCGCAGCGGCCACGCACGCCCCGCAGGCCAGCGCCACCTCGCTGTCGCTCTTCGCCGTGGTCATCCTGATCACGCTGGGCATCACCTGGTGGGCCGCCCGCCGCACCACGTCCACCAGCGACTTCTACGCCGCCGGCGGCGGCATCACCGGCTTCCAGAACGGCCTGGCGATCACCGGCGACGCGCTGTCCGCAGGCGCCTTCCTCGGGCTCACCGCGCTGGTCTTCGGCGCCGGCTTCGACGGCCTCTACTACGCCATCGGCTACACCACCGGCCTGCCGGTGGTGGTGTTCCTGATGGCCGGCAAGCTGCGCAAGCTCGGCAAGTACACCTTCACCGATGTCGTCTGCGCCAAGCTGCCGGGCAACGGGGTGCGGGTGTTCTCGGCCTGCGCCTCGCTCACCATCGTGTGCTTCTATCTCATCGCCCAGATGGTCGGGGCGGGCCAGCTGGTGCAGCTGCTCTTCGGCATCGACTACGCCGTCGCGATCATGCTGGTGGGCGCGCTGATGATTCTCTACGTCGTCTTCGGCGGCATGCTCGCCACCACCTGGGTGCAGATCGTCAAGGCGGTGCTGATGCTCGGCGTCGGCGTGCTGATGGCGGTGCTGGTGCTGCGGCGTTTCGACTTCGACTTCGGCCACCTGCTGGCGAGCGCCATCCAGGTGCATCCGCGCGGCGCCGACATCCTGGGCACCGGCACCATGGCGCGCGACCCGTGGTCGGCCTTCTCGCTGGGCCTGGCGCTGATGTTCGGCACCGCCGGCCTGCCCCACGTGCTGATGCGCTTCTTCACCGTCAAGGACGCGCGCGCCGCACGCACCTCGGTGATGTGGGCGGCGATCTTCATGAACGGCTTCTACGCGCTGATCTTCATCATCGGCTTCGGCGCCCTGGCGCTGGTGCGCGCCAGCCCGGCCTACCTCGACGCCAAGGGCGCACCGCTCGGCGGCGGCAACACCGCCGCGCTGCACCTGTCGCACATCCTCGGCGGCGACGTGATGTTCGGCGTGGTCTCGGCCGTGGCCTTCGCCACCATCCTGGCGGTGGTCGCCGGGCTCACGCTGTCGGGCGCTTCGGCCATCAGCCACGACATCTACGGCGCCATCTTCAAGCGCCGGGCCGCGTCGCAGGCCGAGGAGTTCCGCATCGTGCGCATCGCCACCGTCGTGCTCGGCGCCTTCGCGGTACTGCTCGGCATCGCCTTCAAGGGCCAGAACGTGGCCTACATGATCAGCCTGGCCTTCTCCATCGCCTGCTCGTCGACCTTTCCGGTGCTGCTGCTGGCGATCTACTGGAAGAAGCTCACCTCCTTCGGTGCGGTGCTCGGCGGTGGCCTCGGCATCGCGGGCTCGCTGGCGCTCACGGTAATGGGTCCCTCGGTCTGGGTGAAGGTGCTCGGCCACGCCCAGCCGCTGATCACGCTCGACCCGCCAGCACTCGTGACCGTACCGCTGGCCTTCCTGGGATGCTATGTCGGCAGCGTGCTCAGCGCCCGGGTCGCGGTGCCGCGTAACGCGTCTATGGCCTGA
- a CDS encoding nitronate monooxygenase, translating into MLTTRFTQRFDLTHPIALAPMDPASGGRLAAAVSNAGGLGLLGGGYGSHDMLEAEFERAGDAPIGCGFITWSMAADESLLDRALARRPRALMLSFSDPQPFARKVTDAGIALICQVQTLEHVQRAIDCGATVVVAQGTEAGGHGFDRQTTMTFTPEVADHLAAHSPTTLLLSAGGIADGRGLAAALMLGADGVLMGTRFWASHEALIHRNAKDLVVKARGGQTLRTSVYDIARGRQWPREYTGRLLVNDFIRQWHGHEDQLLAEQPAARSKVESAYAEGDCDTANVTVGQAVGLIHEIRSAASIVQEVSAQAKQLLQSHRAVEITA; encoded by the coding sequence ATTGCGCTGGCACCGATGGATCCGGCCTCCGGCGGCCGCCTGGCCGCCGCGGTTTCCAATGCCGGCGGCCTGGGCCTGCTGGGCGGCGGCTACGGCAGCCACGACATGCTGGAGGCGGAATTCGAGCGGGCCGGCGACGCGCCCATCGGCTGCGGCTTCATCACCTGGTCGATGGCCGCCGATGAATCCCTGCTGGACCGCGCCCTCGCCCGCCGGCCGCGTGCGCTGATGCTGTCGTTTTCCGATCCGCAGCCCTTCGCCCGCAAGGTGACAGACGCCGGCATTGCGCTGATCTGCCAGGTGCAGACGCTGGAACACGTGCAGCGCGCGATCGACTGCGGTGCGACGGTGGTGGTGGCTCAGGGCACCGAAGCCGGCGGCCACGGCTTCGACCGGCAAACCACGATGACCTTCACCCCCGAGGTCGCCGACCACCTGGCCGCGCATTCACCCACGACCCTGCTGCTGAGCGCCGGCGGCATCGCCGACGGCCGGGGCCTGGCCGCCGCCCTGATGCTGGGCGCCGACGGCGTGCTGATGGGCACGCGTTTCTGGGCCAGCCACGAAGCGCTGATCCATCGCAACGCCAAGGACCTCGTCGTGAAAGCCCGCGGCGGGCAGACCTTGCGCACCTCCGTCTACGACATCGCCCGCGGCCGCCAGTGGCCGCGTGAATACACCGGCCGGCTGCTGGTCAACGATTTCATCCGCCAATGGCACGGCCATGAAGACCAACTGCTCGCGGAGCAGCCGGCGGCGCGATCGAAAGTGGAAAGCGCTTATGCCGAGGGCGATTGCGATACGGCCAACGTGACGGTCGGCCAGGCCGTCGGGCTGATTCACGAGATTCGATCGGCCGCCTCGATCGTTCAGGAGGTTTCTGCGCAGGCAAAACAGCTTCTGCAGTCGCACCGCGCCGTGGAAATCACCGCCTGA
- a CDS encoding DUF485 domain-containing protein — MSTAFEPDDEKMGLGLCLTAVQVVAYFSFVACCAFGRKASTSSISAGDIPGIFYGGAAVIATGIVLTITYVLLTNRGAISK; from the coding sequence ATGTCGACTGCATTCGAACCCGACGACGAAAAGATGGGACTGGGCCTGTGCCTGACGGCGGTCCAGGTAGTGGCCTATTTCTCGTTCGTGGCCTGCTGCGCCTTCGGCCGCAAGGCGTCCACTTCGTCGATATCCGCCGGCGATATCCCCGGCATCTTCTACGGCGGCGCCGCCGTCATCGCCACGGGCATCGTCTTGACGATCACCTACGTGCTGCTCACCAACCGGGGCGCGATTTCCAAATGA
- a CDS encoding beta-1,6-N-acetylglucosaminyltransferase — protein MLLVHADPAQAKRLLRMLVNVGKCFVHVDAKSSLSEFLLDDDRIVYLQDRVDVRWGAISQVNATLELMRTALAHTEAADVSHFVLLSGSCYPAKSLAEFQAFSAANADRNFIKTIPLNTTVKLNQRMQHLWFYEDFPVDGRKFTAARFIRGVLQAGGKLARRRYPLYANWCFGSQWWALNHEALSLLASHPEEARITRFLRFSKAPDEIYFHTLLANSHLHRTMQPVTGRGVWDANNLHLIDDSLARWFHVGDLAEIIDSGCWFVRKVGSAREQGLCDKLDEMTGNAAPRRVEMNALPSLQRVAVSI, from the coding sequence ATGCTTCTGGTCCACGCGGATCCAGCCCAGGCGAAGCGTCTGTTGCGCATGCTGGTCAACGTCGGCAAGTGCTTCGTGCATGTCGACGCCAAGTCCAGCCTCTCCGAATTCCTGCTGGACGACGATCGCATCGTCTACCTGCAGGATCGTGTGGACGTGCGCTGGGGCGCGATCTCGCAGGTCAACGCCACGCTCGAGCTCATGCGCACCGCCCTGGCGCACACCGAAGCGGCGGACGTCAGCCACTTCGTGCTGCTTTCGGGCAGCTGCTATCCGGCGAAATCGCTGGCCGAGTTCCAGGCCTTCTCGGCAGCGAACGCCGATCGCAACTTCATCAAGACGATTCCGCTGAACACCACGGTCAAGCTCAACCAGCGCATGCAGCACCTGTGGTTCTACGAAGACTTCCCCGTGGACGGGCGCAAGTTCACCGCGGCACGCTTCATCCGGGGCGTGCTGCAGGCCGGCGGCAAGCTGGCGCGGCGCCGATATCCGCTCTATGCCAACTGGTGCTTCGGCTCGCAATGGTGGGCGCTCAACCACGAGGCGTTGAGCTTGCTGGCCTCGCATCCGGAAGAAGCCCGCATCACCCGCTTCCTGCGCTTTTCGAAGGCGCCGGACGAGATCTACTTCCACACCCTGCTGGCCAACTCCCATCTGCACCGCACCATGCAGCCCGTGACCGGCCGGGGCGTCTGGGACGCCAACAACCTGCACCTCATCGACGACTCGCTGGCCCGCTGGTTCCATGTGGGTGACCTGGCCGAAATCATCGACTCGGGCTGCTGGTTCGTGCGCAAGGTGGGCTCGGCGCGTGAGCAGGGGCTGTGCGACAAGCTCGATGAAATGACCGGCAATGCGGCACCCCGTCGGGTCGAAATGAACGCGCTTCCAAGCCTGCAACGGGTCGCGGTTTCAATTTGA